GCGCGTGGGTGATGAACTCATCGGTATGCTGGATTTGCAGAGTAAAAAACACGTGGTCATCAAAGATCGTGATCTGGCGATTTTCCAGTCCTTAGCGGATAACCTCGCCCTGGCGATCAACAACTGGCAGCAGTTAGAGACCGTACAAGAGCAGATCGAAGAAAAAGAATTGCTCGCTGAGCAAACGCGCAGCGCCCTACGAGAAGTTGAGCGCCTGAATAAGCGTATTATCGGGCGAGCATGGTCTGAATACCTGGACCAGGCACGGGATGTGCAGGGCCTGGATTACGACGCCGAAACCGAAGCGACCCTCCCGGCCAGTTCATGGACGGTATCACTGGCAGAAGCTGCCCAGAATAACACGATCGTCCACAACGAAAACACCATTGCGGTGCCGCTGCTCGTCCGTGGGCAGGTGATTGGCGCGATGGAGTTCGAAATCGCAGGAGACTACAGCATCACACCGGAAGACCTGGAGTTGATCCAGGAGATCGGCCAGGGCTTTGGTCTGGCAGCAGAAAACGTCCGCTTGCTGGAAGATAGCCAGCGCGGTGCCCAACGCCAGACCGTCATCAACGAGATTGGTACGCGCTTACAGGGTAAGACAAATGTTGAAGCGATCCTGGCAGAAACAGCACATAGCCTGTACGAAGCTATGCGCGCTAAACGCGTTACCGTCCGGCTTGGCACGCCTGATAATGCCGATACCCCCTCAGCCGTACAACCGGAGGTCGCACAATGAGCCTACGCACCTTACGCACCGTCAATGATCTTACGACTGACAGGGTGCTAACGAACTTACAGAAGCAGTATATGCAGGTGCTGTGTTCAGCACTGATTTTATTCTCCGGCGTGGGGATTGTGGCGATGTTCTACGGGGCCAACCAGCGTGGCACAACCCTGAACTTCAGCGGCACGATTGTACAAATCAGCCTGATTTTGTTTGCCTCGTTCGTGCTTATCCTCCTTGACCGCAATCGTCTGAGCCTAAGCGCCCAGATGCTCATCTACGCCACCAGCATAGCCGCCATTGCCACACTATTTATGACAGCCGATAACGAGAATCTGTCGCTGATTGAGGTGCTGACAGGCCCTTATCTCATTGTGAGCATTCTTGCGCTCATCACCAGCGCTGTTTTGAGTGCCCGTTTTGATTACTTCATCACGACGATTGCTGTAATTGGTGCGGCTGTCGTCTTTGTCGCGTTCTCACTCAATGGAGAAGATAGCCTCGCCGCACAGAGCCTGCTCTCATATGTCACGATTATCATTTTTACGCAGGTGATGGTCAGCATCGCGCTGCGGTTCTTCGTCGGCGCGACGCGTACTGCAGCCGACAGCACCCAACGAATCAACAGCCTGCTAGAAGCCAGCGCCATCGTTGGGCAATCGCTCTCTCGTTATCTCAATACAGACCACCTCTTCCAGCATGCGATTGATATTATCCGCGACCGCTTTGGCTACTATCACGTGCAAATTTTCATTGTGGATGAAGCCACACAATTTGCTGAGCTAAAAGCCAGTACGGGTGACATCGGCCAGATCATGCTCAACCGTCAGCATAAGCTCGCCATTGGTTCACGCAGTGTGATCGGGCGCGTCACCCAGACTAAAGAAATCGTCGTAACGGATAACACGCGCCAGGATGAATTCCACGCTTATAACGAATTGCTACCAGATACCCGTTCAGAAATCGCTGTACCGATCCTGGATGGCGACCGGCTCATTGGCGCGCTAGACGTTCAGAGTTTACGGCCTCATGCTTTTAACCAGCCAGAACAGCAAGCCCTGACTGCAATCGCCAGCCAGCTCGCTGTTGCCATCCGCAATGCGCGTTTATTCCAGCAACAGCAGCAGAGCATTCAGGAGAATGTACGTCTCCTGCAAGAATCCGAAGAGAACCTCAACGAAATTAAGCGCCTGAACAGCCAGCTCACCCATGACACATGGCAAGAATACATTGTCGGGCGGCAGCGCCTGACGGGCGTCACCTTGCAGGGTGAGCGATTCGCACCGGGTGCCGAATGGACAAACACCATGTCCCAGGCGGCGCAGCAGCAAA
The Phototrophicus methaneseepsis DNA segment above includes these coding regions:
- a CDS encoding GAF domain-containing protein; amino-acid sequence: MSLRTLRTVNDLTTDRVLTNLQKQYMQVLCSALILFSGVGIVAMFYGANQRGTTLNFSGTIVQISLILFASFVLILLDRNRLSLSAQMLIYATSIAAIATLFMTADNENLSLIEVLTGPYLIVSILALITSAVLSARFDYFITTIAVIGAAVVFVAFSLNGEDSLAAQSLLSYVTIIIFTQVMVSIALRFFVGATRTAADSTQRINSLLEASAIVGQSLSRYLNTDHLFQHAIDIIRDRFGYYHVQIFIVDEATQFAELKASTGDIGQIMLNRQHKLAIGSRSVIGRVTQTKEIVVTDNTRQDEFHAYNELLPDTRSEIAVPILDGDRLIGALDVQSLRPHAFNQPEQQALTAIASQLAVAIRNARLFQQQQQSIQENVRLLQESEENLNEIKRLNSQLTHDTWQEYIVGRQRLTGVTLQGERFAPGAEWTNTMSQAAQQQKVIITEQDDQRVMAVPISLRDQIIGAIEVETDAATNQIDAVAIIEAIAERLALSLDNARLFEETQEASINEQVISTMVTDFQSTNSLQDLLQTALVGLTESLGANTGTIRLSKVPTQANYTTLTTHNGTKNGHQNGTAYNGNGKGNGNGYHANHNNGGSHPASDGGIA